In the Deltaproteobacteria bacterium genome, one interval contains:
- the trxA gene encoding thioredoxin, with translation MSGQHVKTATDDNFEAEVLGSSLPALVDFWAVWCGPCKALAPVIDDLANEFQGKINVFKLNVDENPETAARFGIRGIPTILLFKGGKVFQQSVGVVPRESLKEIILSALG, from the coding sequence ATGTCGGGACAACATGTAAAAACGGCGACCGATGACAATTTCGAGGCGGAGGTGCTTGGTTCATCCCTTCCGGCCCTTGTCGATTTCTGGGCGGTCTGGTGCGGCCCCTGCAAGGCGCTGGCCCCGGTGATTGACGATCTCGCCAATGAATTTCAGGGCAAAATAAATGTCTTCAAGCTGAATGTGGACGAAAACCCGGAAACCGCCGCCCGCTTCGGCATCCGCGGCATTCCCACCATTCTTCTTTTCAAGGGGGGAAAGGTTTTTCAGCAATCGGTCGGGGTTGTCCCCAGGGAATCGCTCAAGGAGATCATCCTTTCGGCGCTGGGCTGA